One Mycobacterium marseillense DNA window includes the following coding sequences:
- a CDS encoding MFS transporter: protein MSASAQTKTIATQVPARLDRLPWSRFHWRVVVGLGGVWVLDGLEVTMVGNVSARLMEHNSGIALNPAQIGMAAAIYIAGACSGALFFGHLTDRFGRRNLFILTLAIYLVATVATAFAFAPWYFFLTRFFTGSGIGGEYAAINSAIDELIPARVRGRVDLVINGTYWLGSAAGAGGALILLDTRNFPPDIGWRLAFGIGAILGIFVLLVRRNVPESPRWLFIHGRDDEAEHIVGEIEESVEQETGEQLPEPQGKPLRIRQRTAISFREIAAVAFKLYPRRAVLGLALFIGQAFLYNGVTFNLGTLLSQFYAVPSGMVPVFFVLWALSNFVGPLVLGHLFDTVGRKPMITLTYIGSGVAVVVLALVFVTQAGGVWAFIGVLIVAFFLASAGASAAYLTVSEIFPMETRALAIAFFYAMGTAIGGITGPLLFGQLINSGHRTEVVWSFLIGAVVMAAAGLVELWLGVAAERRPLEELALPLTVEDAERQEDSAPVTD from the coding sequence GTGAGTGCGAGCGCGCAGACCAAGACCATCGCGACGCAGGTGCCCGCCCGGCTGGACCGGCTGCCGTGGTCACGGTTTCATTGGCGCGTCGTGGTCGGCCTCGGCGGCGTGTGGGTGCTCGACGGGCTCGAAGTCACCATGGTCGGCAACGTCTCGGCCCGGCTCATGGAACACAACAGCGGCATCGCGCTGAATCCCGCGCAGATCGGCATGGCGGCGGCGATCTACATCGCCGGGGCGTGTTCGGGGGCGCTGTTCTTCGGTCACCTCACCGACCGCTTCGGGCGGCGAAACCTGTTCATCCTCACGCTTGCGATCTATTTGGTCGCCACCGTGGCGACCGCGTTCGCGTTCGCCCCCTGGTATTTCTTCTTGACCCGCTTCTTCACCGGCTCGGGCATCGGCGGCGAATACGCCGCCATCAATTCGGCCATCGACGAGCTGATCCCGGCGCGGGTGCGCGGCCGCGTCGACCTGGTGATCAACGGAACCTATTGGCTGGGTTCGGCCGCCGGCGCCGGCGGCGCGCTGATCCTGTTGGACACCAGGAACTTTCCGCCCGACATCGGGTGGCGCCTCGCCTTCGGCATCGGCGCGATCCTCGGCATCTTCGTGCTGTTGGTGCGGCGCAACGTCCCGGAAAGCCCGCGCTGGCTGTTCATTCACGGCCGCGACGACGAGGCCGAGCACATCGTCGGCGAGATCGAGGAGTCCGTCGAGCAGGAGACGGGCGAGCAGCTGCCCGAGCCGCAGGGAAAGCCGCTGCGGATCCGTCAGCGCACCGCGATTTCGTTCCGGGAGATCGCCGCGGTCGCCTTCAAGCTCTACCCGCGCCGCGCGGTGCTCGGGCTGGCGCTGTTCATCGGGCAGGCCTTCCTCTACAACGGCGTCACCTTCAACCTCGGCACGCTGCTGAGCCAGTTCTACGCCGTGCCGTCGGGCATGGTGCCGGTCTTCTTCGTGCTCTGGGCCCTGAGCAATTTCGTCGGCCCGCTGGTGCTCGGGCATCTGTTCGACACCGTCGGCCGCAAACCGATGATCACGTTGACCTACATCGGTTCCGGTGTCGCGGTGGTGGTGCTGGCGCTGGTGTTCGTCACCCAGGCCGGCGGTGTGTGGGCCTTCATCGGCGTGCTGATCGTCGCGTTTTTCCTGGCCTCGGCCGGGGCCAGCGCGGCGTATCTCACCGTGAGCGAGATCTTCCCGATGGAGACGCGGGCGTTGGCGATCGCGTTCTTCTACGCGATGGGGACGGCGATCGGCGGCATCACCGGCCCGCTGCTGTTCGGTCAGCTGATCAACTCGGGCCACCGCACCGAGGTCGTCTGGTCGTTTCTGATCGGCGCGGTGGTGATGGCGGCGGCCGGGCTGGTCGAACTGTGGCTGGGGGTCGCCGCCGAGCGGCGCCCGCTGGAAGAGCTGGCGTTGCCGCTGACCGTAGAAGACGCTGAGCGTCAAGAGGATTCGGCGCCGGTAACGGACTAG
- a CDS encoding N-acetylglutaminylglutamine amidotransferase, producing MCGVTGEVRLDGRAPDVAAVSAMATVLAPRGPDSGGAWSQGRVALGHRRLKIIDLTEAGSQPMVDSELGLSIAWNGCIYNYKELRSELSGYGYRFFSHSDTEVLIKAYHRWGDDFVSHLFGMFAFAIVERDSGRVLLGRDRLGIKPLYLTEDSHRVRFASTLPALLAGGGVDTRIDPVALHHYMSFHSVVPAPATILRGVRKVPPASLIAIEPDGRRTVTTYWTPDFTRHADRADWSERDWEDAVLSTLRLAVQRRLVADVPVGCLLSGGVDSSLIVGLLAEAGQHGLSTFSIGFESAGGVKGDEFQYSDIVAQRFETDHHQIRIETDRMLPALDGAIGAMSEPMVSHDCVAFYLLSQEVARHVKVVQSGQGADEVFAGYHWYPPMGSPAAATLDGAVAEYRGAFFDRDSAELAGLLGPGIMAPGDPSGRFVTEHFAQAGAETGVDRALRLDTTVMLIDDPVKRVDNMTMAWGLEGRVPFLDHELVELAATCPPELKIAHEGKGVLKQAARRVIPSEVIDRPKGYFPVPALTHLEGPYLDMVRDALYAPVAKERGLFRADAVDTLLANPNAKLTPLRGNELWQIALLELWLQRHGITGPVA from the coding sequence GTGTGCGGAGTCACCGGGGAGGTACGACTCGACGGGCGGGCGCCCGATGTAGCGGCGGTCTCAGCGATGGCCACCGTACTGGCGCCGCGGGGCCCGGATAGCGGCGGCGCCTGGTCGCAGGGCCGGGTCGCGCTCGGTCACCGCCGCCTCAAGATCATCGACCTGACCGAAGCCGGCTCGCAGCCGATGGTCGACTCCGAGCTGGGCCTGTCGATTGCCTGGAACGGCTGCATCTACAACTACAAGGAGTTGCGCAGCGAACTCAGCGGGTACGGCTACCGCTTCTTCTCGCACAGCGACACCGAAGTCCTGATCAAGGCCTACCACCGGTGGGGCGACGACTTCGTCAGCCACCTGTTCGGCATGTTCGCCTTCGCCATCGTCGAGCGCGACAGCGGGCGGGTGCTGCTCGGGCGTGACCGGCTCGGCATCAAGCCCCTCTACCTGACCGAGGACAGCCACCGGGTTCGGTTCGCCTCGACCCTGCCGGCCCTGCTGGCCGGCGGCGGCGTGGACACCCGCATCGACCCCGTCGCGCTGCACCACTACATGAGCTTCCACTCGGTCGTGCCCGCCCCGGCCACCATCCTGCGCGGGGTGCGCAAGGTGCCGCCCGCCTCGCTGATCGCGATCGAGCCCGACGGCAGGCGCACCGTCACCACCTACTGGACGCCCGATTTCACCCGGCACGCCGACCGCGCGGATTGGTCGGAACGCGACTGGGAAGACGCCGTGCTGTCCACGCTGCGCCTGGCGGTCCAGCGCCGCCTGGTCGCCGACGTGCCGGTCGGCTGCCTGCTGTCCGGTGGCGTCGACTCCAGCCTGATCGTGGGCCTGCTCGCCGAGGCCGGCCAGCATGGGCTGTCCACCTTCTCGATCGGCTTCGAGTCGGCCGGCGGCGTCAAGGGCGACGAGTTCCAGTACTCCGACATCGTCGCCCAGCGCTTCGAGACCGACCATCACCAGATCCGCATCGAGACCGACCGGATGCTGCCCGCCCTCGACGGGGCCATCGGCGCGATGAGCGAGCCGATGGTCAGCCACGACTGCGTCGCCTTCTACCTGCTCAGCCAGGAAGTCGCGCGCCACGTCAAGGTCGTGCAGTCCGGCCAAGGCGCCGACGAGGTGTTCGCCGGCTACCACTGGTACCCGCCGATGGGCTCACCGGCCGCCGCAACGCTCGACGGTGCGGTCGCCGAATACCGCGGCGCCTTCTTCGACCGCGATTCGGCCGAGCTGGCCGGCCTGCTGGGACCGGGCATCATGGCGCCCGGTGACCCCAGCGGCCGGTTCGTCACCGAGCACTTCGCGCAGGCCGGCGCCGAGACGGGCGTGGACCGCGCGCTGCGGCTCGATACCACCGTGATGCTGATCGACGACCCGGTGAAGCGGGTCGACAACATGACGATGGCGTGGGGGCTGGAGGGCCGGGTTCCGTTCCTCGACCACGAGTTGGTGGAGCTGGCGGCCACCTGCCCGCCGGAGCTCAAGATCGCCCACGAAGGCAAGGGCGTCCTCAAACAGGCTGCGCGACGGGTGATTCCGTCGGAGGTCATCGACCGGCCGAAGGGCTACTTCCCGGTTCCGGCGCTGACCCACCTCGAGGGGCCCTACCTCGACATGGTGCGCGACGCGCTCTATGCGCCAGTTGCCAAGGAGCGCGGCCTGTTTCGGGCGGACGCGGTCGACACCCTGCTCGCCAATCCCAACGCCAAACTGACCCCGCTGCGCGGCAACGAGCTCTGGCAGATCGCCCTGCTCGAGCTGTGGTTGCAGCGCCACGGGATCACGGGGCCGGTTGCATGA
- the ngg gene encoding N-acetylglutaminylglutamine synthetase: MTVVDPSGDHTEAITLGLHDASPPELVDAMAKDVELELGWGRLIFGQTFADSQQLVEALRREGPGRRDICIYARESHVVVAEAPTELFIDPSHTYRLRFTGKKKNSPPSPLGVTVRTLNDPIDADAMNRVYVRCGMVPAGVDVIWDNHQHVPAVKYLLAVRDEDGAVVGTVTGVDHELLFNDPEEGSSLWTLAVDPAAGLPGVGAALTRALAEHFRDAGRAYMDLSVAHDNAAAIGLYEKLGFRRVPVLAIKRKNAINEPLFSPPPETVDDLNPYARIIADEALRRGIWVEVLDAETGEMRLTHGGRSVITRESLSEYTSAVAMCRCDDKRLTRRLVSEAGITVPRARLATFDESDFAFLKEVGEVVVKPTRGEQGKGITVGVVPDNGPDDLSAALARARKQYPDVLIEQRVTGDDLRLVVIDGRVVAAALRMPPEVIGTGEHSVRDLIAAESRRRAAATGGESRIPLDDLTESTVAEAGWDLDDLLPQGTRLRVRRTANLHQGGTIHDVTAQVNSELCRVAVTAAEAIGIPVTGIDLLVPDVTGADYAFIEANERPGLANHEPQPTAAAFIDFLFPGHPGQPQAWTPEESRSDRG; this comes from the coding sequence ATGACCGTGGTCGATCCGTCCGGCGACCACACCGAGGCGATCACCCTCGGCCTCCACGACGCCTCGCCGCCGGAGCTGGTCGACGCGATGGCGAAAGACGTCGAGCTCGAATTGGGTTGGGGCCGACTCATTTTCGGGCAGACGTTCGCCGACTCCCAGCAGCTGGTCGAGGCGCTGCGCCGCGAAGGGCCCGGCCGCCGCGACATCTGCATCTACGCCCGCGAATCCCACGTCGTGGTCGCCGAGGCGCCGACCGAGCTGTTCATCGACCCCAGCCACACCTACCGGCTGCGTTTCACCGGCAAGAAGAAGAACTCGCCGCCGTCGCCGCTGGGCGTGACGGTGCGCACGCTCAACGACCCGATCGACGCCGACGCCATGAACCGCGTGTACGTGCGCTGCGGCATGGTCCCGGCCGGGGTCGACGTGATCTGGGACAACCATCAGCATGTGCCGGCGGTGAAGTATCTGCTCGCGGTGCGCGACGAGGACGGCGCCGTGGTCGGCACCGTCACCGGCGTCGACCACGAGTTGCTGTTCAACGACCCGGAGGAAGGGTCGAGCCTGTGGACGCTGGCCGTCGACCCGGCCGCCGGGCTCCCCGGGGTCGGCGCGGCCCTGACCCGGGCCCTGGCCGAGCACTTCCGCGACGCGGGCCGCGCCTACATGGACCTGTCGGTGGCCCACGACAACGCCGCCGCCATCGGCCTGTACGAGAAGCTGGGCTTCCGCCGCGTCCCGGTGCTGGCGATCAAGCGCAAGAACGCGATCAACGAGCCGCTGTTCAGTCCGCCGCCGGAGACCGTCGACGACCTCAACCCGTATGCCCGGATCATCGCCGACGAGGCGCTGCGCCGCGGGATCTGGGTCGAGGTGCTCGACGCCGAGACCGGCGAGATGCGGCTCACCCACGGCGGCCGCAGCGTCATCACCCGTGAATCGCTATCCGAATACACCTCGGCGGTCGCCATGTGCCGCTGCGACGACAAGCGGTTGACCCGGCGCCTGGTCTCCGAGGCGGGCATCACCGTGCCCCGCGCGCGCCTGGCGACGTTCGACGAAAGCGACTTCGCGTTCCTCAAAGAGGTCGGCGAGGTCGTCGTCAAACCGACGCGGGGCGAACAGGGCAAGGGCATCACGGTCGGGGTCGTTCCCGACAACGGGCCCGACGATCTGTCCGCCGCCCTGGCGCGCGCCCGCAAGCAATACCCGGACGTGCTCATCGAGCAGCGGGTGACCGGCGACGACCTTCGCCTCGTGGTGATCGACGGCCGCGTCGTCGCCGCCGCGCTGCGCATGCCCCCGGAGGTCATCGGCACGGGGGAGCACAGCGTGCGGGACCTGATCGCGGCCGAGAGCCGGCGGCGCGCGGCGGCCACCGGCGGCGAGTCCCGCATCCCGCTCGACGACCTCACGGAATCGACTGTCGCCGAGGCGGGTTGGGATCTCGACGACCTGCTGCCCCAGGGCACCCGGTTACGGGTGCGTCGCACCGCGAACCTGCATCAGGGCGGCACCATCCACGACGTCACCGCGCAGGTGAACAGCGAACTGTGCCGGGTCGCGGTGACCGCGGCCGAGGCGATCGGCATCCCGGTGACCGGCATCGACCTGCTGGTGCCCGACGTCACGGGCGCCGACTATGCGTTCATCGAAGCCAACGAGCGGCCCGGCCTGGCCAACCACGAACCCCAGCCCACCGCAGCGGCTTTCATCGATTTCCTCTTCCCCGGCCACCCGGGGCAGCCGCAGGCCTGGACGCCCGAGGAGTCCCGCTCCGATCGCGGCTGA
- a CDS encoding serine/threonine-protein kinase: protein MSDAQGSRSGTMFGPYRLKRLLGRGGMGEVYEAEHTVKQWTVALKLMSHTFSQDPVFRKRMEREARITGRLLEPHVVPIHDYGEIDGQLYLEMRLVEGADLDSLLERDGPLAAPRAVAIIHQVASALDAAHAAGVTHRDVKPQNILITGEDFAYLADFGIASAKTDEKLTQLGTAVGTLKYMAPERFSSDAPSDSASNDVSPRADVYALACVLYESLTGTPPYGADSTGALISAHLTAPVPKPSAHGVSPAFDAVIAGGMAKDPGQRYPTAGALAAAANTALSSPERECAETILQRSDTPAISPAGPSRRRSRRPVLAAAAAAAVVAAAIGAAGVWLVLRPTSEPAQRAGTGKTAPLSDAAGSDDHDRLISLLPPGYLPGTCTAATPESGSIWVHAVAMVTCGQNTQPGGPSRATYGLFGTPERLKKAFDDAVGNVSVVNCPGEGRSPVSWHYDETPNDMAGLIACGSYNNHPNVIWSNDARLMLSDVAGDPATVEDLHTWWDAYG from the coding sequence ATGAGCGACGCGCAGGGCTCGCGGTCGGGGACGATGTTCGGGCCCTACCGCCTGAAGCGGTTGCTCGGCCGGGGTGGCATGGGTGAGGTCTACGAGGCCGAGCACACCGTCAAGCAGTGGACGGTGGCGCTGAAGCTGATGTCGCACACCTTCAGTCAGGATCCGGTGTTCCGCAAGCGCATGGAGCGCGAAGCCCGCATCACCGGCAGGCTGCTGGAGCCGCACGTCGTGCCGATTCACGACTACGGCGAGATCGACGGGCAGCTCTATCTGGAGATGCGCCTCGTCGAGGGCGCCGATCTGGACAGCCTGCTGGAACGGGATGGGCCGCTGGCCGCCCCGCGGGCGGTCGCCATCATCCACCAGGTGGCGTCGGCCCTGGACGCCGCGCATGCCGCCGGGGTCACCCACCGCGACGTCAAACCGCAGAACATCCTGATCACCGGGGAGGACTTCGCGTACCTCGCCGACTTCGGCATCGCCAGCGCCAAGACCGACGAGAAGCTCACCCAACTGGGCACGGCCGTCGGAACCTTGAAATACATGGCACCCGAACGCTTTTCGAGCGACGCACCGAGCGACTCTGCAAGCAACGACGTGAGTCCGCGCGCGGACGTGTACGCGCTGGCGTGCGTGCTGTACGAATCCCTCACGGGGACGCCGCCCTACGGCGCCGACAGCACCGGGGCGCTTATCAGCGCCCACCTGACGGCCCCGGTCCCCAAACCCAGCGCGCATGGCGTGAGCCCGGCGTTCGACGCGGTGATCGCGGGTGGCATGGCCAAGGATCCGGGCCAGCGCTACCCCACCGCCGGCGCCCTGGCGGCCGCCGCGAACACCGCACTGAGCAGCCCCGAACGCGAGTGCGCGGAGACGATCCTGCAGCGCAGCGACACCCCGGCGATCAGCCCGGCGGGCCCATCGCGCAGGCGTTCCCGTCGGCCGGTCCTGGCCGCCGCGGCCGCCGCGGCCGTCGTCGCCGCCGCCATCGGCGCCGCCGGTGTCTGGCTCGTGCTGCGGCCGACCAGCGAGCCCGCGCAGCGGGCCGGCACCGGGAAAACCGCGCCGCTGTCCGACGCCGCCGGAAGCGACGACCACGACCGCCTGATCAGTCTGCTGCCGCCGGGCTACCTGCCCGGGACGTGCACCGCGGCCACTCCTGAGTCGGGCAGCATCTGGGTGCACGCGGTGGCCATGGTCACCTGCGGGCAGAACACGCAACCCGGCGGCCCGAGCCGCGCCACCTACGGGCTGTTCGGAACGCCGGAGCGGCTCAAGAAGGCGTTCGACGACGCCGTCGGCAACGTCAGCGTGGTGAACTGCCCGGGCGAGGGGCGCTCGCCGGTCAGCTGGCACTACGACGAAACCCCGAACGACATGGCCGGGCTGATCGCGTGCGGCAGCTACAACAACCACCCGAACGTGATCTGGTCCAACGACGCGCGGCTGATGCTCAGCGACGTGGCCGGCGACCCGGCCACCGTCGAAGACCTGCACACGTGGTGGGACGCCTACGGCTGA